Proteins encoded within one genomic window of Balaenoptera musculus isolate JJ_BM4_2016_0621 chromosome 12, mBalMus1.pri.v3, whole genome shotgun sequence:
- the LOC118905031 gene encoding LOW QUALITY PROTEIN: nucleolin-like (The sequence of the model RefSeq protein was modified relative to this genomic sequence to represent the inferred CDS: inserted 2 bases in 2 codons; substituted 1 base at 1 genomic stop codon), which yields MEWKNIFANPILYKELISKIYKDSSVDEDDEDEDDENDEDKSEEEAMETAPAKGKKAPAKAAPAKAKGTAEDEEEDDEDDEDDEEEEEEEEEEPVKEAPGKRKKEMTKQKXAPEAKKQKVEATEPTTSFNLFVGNLNFSTSSPELKTGISDLFAKNDLAVVDVRIGVSRKFGYVDFESAEDLGKALELTGLKVFGNEIKLEKPRGKGNKKDQDARTLLAXNLPYKITQEELKEVFEDAVEIRLVSKDGKSKGIAYIEFKTETDSEKNLEEKQVTEIDGRYISLYYTREKGQSQDYRGGENSTWSGESKTLVLSNLSYSATEETLQEAFEKATFIKVPQNQNGKSKGYAFIEFASFEDAKEALNSCNKMEIEGRAIRLELQEPRGSPNARSQPSKTLFVKGLSEDTTEETLKESFDGSIRARIVTDRETGSSKGLGFVDFNSEEDAKAAKETMEDGEIDGNKVNLDWAKPKGEGGFGGQGGGRGGRGGSGGRGWGGFGGXGGFQGGRGGRGDHKPQGKKKFLLSLSFPLPVERKDSGVFTLLPAQ from the exons atggaatggaagaacatatttgcaaacccTATATTGTATAAagagttaatttccaaaatatataaagactcATCAGTTGATGAGGATGacgaagatgaagatgatgagaATGACGAAGATAAATCTGAAGAAGAAGCTATGGAGACTGCACCAGCCAAAGGGAAGAAAGCTCCAGCAAAAGCTGCTCCTGCGAAGGCAAAGGGCACTGCTGAAGATGAAGAGGAGGATGACGAGGATGACGAGGATgacgaggaggaggaagaagaggaggaagaagaaccTGTCAAGGAAGCACCTGGAAAACGAAAGAAGGAAATGACCAAACAAA CAGCTCCTGAAGccaagaaacagaaagtggaaGCCACAGAACCAACTACATCTTTCAATCTCTTTGTTGGAAACCTGAACTTCAGTACATCTTCTCCTGAATTGAAAACGGGTATCAGTGACCTTTTTGCTAAAAATGATCTTGCAGTTGTTGATGTCAGAATTGGTGTGTCTAGGAAGTTTGGCTATGTGGATTTTGAATCTGCTGAAGACCTGGGAAAAGCCTTGGAACTCACTGGTTTGAAAGTCTTTGGCAATGAAATTAAACTTGAAAAACCAAGGGGAAAAGGCAATAAGAAAGATCAAGATGCGAGAACACTTTTGG AAAATCTGCCTTATAAAATTACTCAGGAAGAATTAAAAGAAGTGTTTGAAGATGCTGTAGAGATCAGATTAGTCAGCAAGGATGGGAAGAGTAAAGGGATTGCTTATATTGAATTTAAGACAGAAACTGATTCAGAGAAAAACTTGGAAGAAAAGCAGGTAACAGAGATAGATGGGCGATACATTTCCCTGTACTATACCAGAGAGAAAGGTCAAAGTCAAGACTATAGAGGTGGAGAGAATAGCACTTGGAGTGGTGAATCAAAAACCCTGGTTTTGAGCAACCTCTCCTATAGTGCAACAGAAGAAACTCTTCAGGAAGCATTTGAGAAGGCAACGTTTATCAAAGTGCCCCAGAACCAAAATGGCAAATCTAAAGGCTATGCATTTATAGAATTTGCTTCATTTGAAGATGCTAAAGAAGCTTTAAATTCatgtaataaaatggaaattgagGGCAGAGCAATCAGGCTGGAATTGCAAGAACCCAGGGGATCACCTAATGCAAGAAGCCAGCCATCCAAAACTCTGTTTGTCAAAGGTCTGTCTGAGGATACTACAGAAGAGACATTAAAGGAGTCGTTTGACGGCTCTATTCGTGCAAGGATAGTCACTGACCGGGAGACTGGATCCTCCAAGGGGCTTGGTTTTGTAGACTTCAACAGCGAGGAAGATGCCAAAGCTGCCAAGGAGACCATGGAAGATGGTGAAATTGATGGAAACAAAGTTAATCTGGACTGGGCCAAGCCTAAGGGTGAAGGTGGCTTTGGAGGCCAAGGTGGTGGCAGAGGTGGCCGAGGTGGAtctggtggcagaggctggggaggctTTGGAGGGTGAGGAGGCTTccaaggaggcagaggaggaagaggagaccaCAAGCCACAAGGAAAGAAGAAGTTTCTTCTATCCCTGTCTTTCCCTCTTCCAGTTGAAAGAAAAGACTCTGGGGTGTTTACTCTGTTACCTGCTCAGTGA